One Trachemys scripta elegans isolate TJP31775 unplaced genomic scaffold, CAS_Tse_1.0 scaffold_28, whole genome shotgun sequence genomic window carries:
- the LOC117870476 gene encoding C-type lectin domain family 2 member D-like, protein MQEGAEADRSGQPLNSVDGTSGGEAASSSSRKPAIWDHPTVLRAIIVVMTIIIIALAAALGVEKSRPSPPCPPAASWCPDGWIWIQGKCYYFSKAEGNWTYSQSFCSLHSASLAGIESLQELGSLLPYEGKPDHWIGLWKDTGQVWKWANGTEFDHRFEIQGGADCAHLDEELAVTTSRCHTPRQWICSKPGKGEERTVGGDS, encoded by the exons ATGCAGGAGGGAGCGGAAGCAGATCGCTCTGGACAGCCTCTTAACTCAGTAGACGGGACGAGTGGAGGAGAAGCAG CTAGTTCCAGCTCCAGGAAACCTGCAATATGGGATCATCCAACTGTCCTCAGAGCCATAATCGTGGTTATGACGATCATCATCATTGCTTTAGCAGCAGCTTTGGGAG ttgaAAAATCTAGGCCGTCTCCTCCTTGCCCCCCTGCTGCCTCCTGGTGCCCGGACGGCTGGATCTGGATCCAAGGGAAATGTTACTATTTTTCTAAGGCCGAAGGGAACTGGACCTACAGCCAGAGCTTCTGCTCTTTGCACTCTGCCTCCCTGGCCGGGATTGAGAGTCTGCAGGAGCTG GGTTCCCTGCTGCCATACGAAGGCAAACCGGACCACTGGATCGGCCTCTGGAAGGACACAGGCCAGGTCTGGAAATGGGCCAACGGGACCGAGTTTGACCATCG GTTTGAAATACAAGGCGGAGCCGACTGTGCGCACCTGGATGAAGAACTCGCAGTCACCACGTCAAGGTGCCACACACCAAGACAATGGATCTGCAGTAAacctgggaagggagaggagcgaACAGTGGGAGGGGATTCGTGA